From a single Oncorhynchus tshawytscha isolate Ot180627B linkage group LG29, Otsh_v2.0, whole genome shotgun sequence genomic region:
- the LOC112227855 gene encoding patched domain-containing protein 3-like has protein sequence MPSCHTDCIEKSVSNWFHKLGGFVGRNPWWFLLVPLLISAGLGAGFYFLEEREAHGIEDQFTPKDGPAKQERHFVKEHFPQNDSEFSRLRLYNEGSYGSFIAVSKSSDILSEKAFEEIIYLDGTVREMVGQKGKTYENLCAMKSNRCFSNDMLDIINGTASTIKKANLTFPYHNSTSNTIFLGTELGGVVLNSSIIVSAKAVRLFYFLRENNEAENDDWLHGFTQVFSNLSDELNKRQIQVSYFTSNSREEEFKENSKSVIPLFSVTYFLAISFSIISCLRLDCVRNKVWVAIFGALSAGLAVLSSFGLLLLCGMPFAMTVATAPFLILGIGVDDMFIMISCWQQTQVHDSVEDRMAATYKEAAVSITITTLTDALAFYIGLLTPFRSVQSFCMYTGTAVLFCYLYNITFFGAFLALNGSREKGNRHWLTCMKVPEPEDSPEKYNICCVGGAYDQETGKEEVMPINNFFKMYYGPFLTTTWTKVFVILLYAGYLGSSIYGCFQIQEGIDLKNLAADSSYVGSYYDNEDQYFSEYGPNVMVVVTDSKFQYWDKTARKRLDTCLKRFESLTLDGRSLVAKDMTLSWLNEYVKVINPNNKTIFMDSLPAFLQRSDFRQDVNISNKVIIASRMFIQTINVSTAVDEKNMLNKLRETANGCSEKLVVYHPAFIYFDQYAVIVSNTIQNIVVATLAMLVISLMLIPNPICSLWVTFAIASVIVGVAGFMALWDVNLDSVSMINLVICIGFSVDFSAHISYAFVSSKEVTANKKAVDAIYHLGYPIIQGAVSTILGVVVLSAAESYIFRTFFKIMFLVILFGVLHGIVFIPVFLTFFGICNFN, from the exons ATGCCTTCGTGTCACACAGACTGCATTGAAAAATCAGTGTCAAATTGGTTTCATAAACTTGGAGGTTTTGTTGGGAGAAATCCATGGTGGTTTCTACTTGTCCCTTTGTTAATCTCTGCGGGGCTTGGGGCAGGATTTTACTTCCTTGAAGAGAGAGAGGCGCATGGCATAGAGGACCAGTTTACTCCAAAGGACGGGCCTGCAAAACAGGAGAGACATTTTGTCAAAGAACATTTTCCTCAGAATGATTCAGAGTTCTCTCGTTTGCGGCTGTATAACGAGGGGAGCTATGGGTCTTTCATCGCTGTTTCAAAGTCATCCGATATCTTGAGTGAGAAGGCATTTGAGGAGATCATATATTTAGATGGAACAGTTAGAGAGATGGTAGGCCAAAAAGGAAAAACCTATGAAAACCTTTGTGCCATGAAAAGTAACAGGTGCTTTTCAAATGACATGTTAGATATCATTAATGGCACAGCTAGTACAATTAAGAAGGCAAACTTGACCTTTCCTTATCATAATTCAACGTCAAACACCATCTTTTTGGGGACAGAACTTGGTGGAGTAGTTTTGAATTCAAGTATCATCGTTAGTGCAAAGGCTGTTCGACTCTTCTACTTTCTCAGAGAAAACAACGAGGCAGAAAATGATGATTGGCTACATGGGTTTACTCAAGTGTTTTCCAACTTGTCAGATGAATTGAATAAG CGGCAGATTCAAGTTTCATACTTCACATCTAATTCTAGAGAGGAGGAGTTTAAGGAAAACTCCAAATCTGTGATTCCTCTCTTCTCCGTCACATACTTCCTGGCCATAAGTTTTTCAATTATATCTTGCTTGAG GTTGGACTGTGTGAGGAACAAGGTGTGGGTGGCCATCTTTGGTGCTCTATCTGCAGGCCTAGCTGTGCTGTCCAGTTTCGGGTTGTTGCTGCTCTGTGGAATGCCCTTTGCCATGACTGTTGCAACGGCTCCTTTCTTAATACTGG GAATTGGTGTTGACGACATGTTCATCATGATTTCCTGCTGGCAGCAGACTCAAGTTCATGACAGCGTAGAGGACCGTATGGCAGCTACATACAAAGAGGCAGCTGTCTCTATCACCATCACAACACTAACTGATGCCCTGGCCTTCTATATTGGTCTGTTAACTCCCTTTCGTTCTGTACAATCCTTTTGTATGTATACTGGCACAGCTGTCCTGTTCTGTTACTTGTACAATATTACCTTCTTTGGTGCATTTCTGGCATTGAATGGGAGTCGTGAAAAGGGCAACAGACACTGGCTGACATGCATGAAGGTTCCAGAACCAGAGGATAGTCCTGAAAAGTACAATATCTGCTGTGTAGGAGGAGCTTATGACCAGGAAACGGGAAAAGAGGAAGTTATGCCCATTAACAACTTCTTTAAGATGTACTATGGGCCATTTCTAACAACTACTTGGACCAAGGTGTTTGTGATCCTGCTCTATGCTGGATATTTGGGCTCAAGTATCTATGGTTGCTTCCAAATACAAGAAGGCATAGACCTTAAAAACCTAGCAGCTGATAGCTCATATGTGGGTAGCTATTATGATAATGAGGACCAATACTTTTCAGAGTATGGTCCAAATGTTATGGTTGTTGTGACTGACAGTAAGTTTCAATATTGGGACAAAACTGCTCGAAAGCGTCTTGATACTTGTCTTAAACGTTTTGAGAGTCTAACTTTGGATGGTCGATCATTGGTTGCTAAAGATATGACTCTTTCTTGGCTTAATGAATATGTGAAAGTTATAAATCCAAATAACAAAACCATTTTCATGGATAGTTTACCTGCGTTTTTACAACGATCAGACTTCAGACAAGATGTGAATATTTCAAACAAAGTCATAATTGCCTCGCGAATGTTTATTCAGACAATCAACGTCAGTACAGCTGTTGATGAAAAGAACATGTTGAATAAGCTTCGAGAGACAGCTAATGGTTGTTCAGAAAAGTTGGTTGTTTACCACCCTGCTTTCATATACTTTGACCAGTATGCAGTCATTGTTAGTAATACCATCCAAAACATTGTAGTTGCCACTCTTGCCATGCTGGTGATCTCCCTCATGTTGATCCCCAACCCCATATGTTCTCTGTGGGTGACCTTTGCTATTGCCTCTGTCATAGTGGGTGTTGCTGGTTTCATGGCATTATGGGATGTCAATCTAGACTCTGTATCCATGATCAATCTTGTCATCTGCATTGGTTTCTCAGTGGATTTTTCTGCTCACATTTCCTATGCTTTTGTCTCTAGCAAAGAGGTCACTGCTAATAAGAAGGCTGTAGATGCTATCTATCACTTGGGGTATCCCATCATACAGGGAGCTGTGTCTACTATTTTAggagtggtggtgctgtctgcaGCTGAGAGCTACATCTTCAGAACCTTCTTTAAGATCATGTTCTTGGTCATTTTGTTTGGGGTACTTCATGGCATCGTTTTCATCCCTGTGTTTCTGACCTTCTTTGGCATATGCAATTTTAATTGA
- the LOC112227854 gene encoding probable polyketide synthase 1, which translates to MEEEEGAIAVVGIGCSFPGGEGLDNFWKVLLEGKNCALPIPNERFNSTYWYDADNSKPGKSHTSKAALIDGFNELDLRFFGVTDAEADYMDPQQKLLLHCTYRALENAGMPMEKASGTRTGVYLGLMNRDYDLTTAQYNPGLTNHWSGTGKAMSIAANRISYTFNLTGPSVAIDSACSSSLVALHFACQAIKQGDCEMALCGGVSCIIEPQVFVALSKAKMISPEGTSKPFSSRADGYGRGEGCGIILLKPLKQALKDCDHVWGIISKTAVNQDGRTVSPITKPSMVQQEELLRRIYSQSDLSTVQYIEAHGTGTPVGDPIEAGSISKVIAKARPPGSETLRIGSVKGNIGHTESAAGVAGLIKVLLMMKHEIIVPSLFYSEDSASIDAKALNIKVPTQAEKWGNAGSVERIAGINNFGFGGTNAHTIVKQYNNSHTQTARVDRSYEYFILSAASEKSLTMMVQDTAEQISGDKTVELQGLSYTSACRRSHMKHKYRKAFTTSSLVDLKNQLKSALNKKIAPSKLDPKLVYVFCGNGVAYQGMCKQLLKQEPVFREKIKEVEALFQMYQRMSITERLESASVDDDFSKPDVVQPLLFAIQVGIASLFKHWGIKPDAILGHSVGEVAAAHCSGLLSLEDAVKVIYFRSTLQNKVTGGKMLVVSNMAVSEVLKLLPSYLNKVCLAASNSPQSCTLAGDADAIDSLHQKLSSSVKSKNLFLHVLDVPAAYHSQMMDPILSQIEDSIGSLQVNHVETELFSTVTGKAVEQPDFSTGKYWARNIREPVSFEQAVRSATKDKKNVVFVEIGPRRALQRNIQETLGNETQVLTSVQQNKDHETMLDTVSKLFELGVQVDWDKFYRGCETSPTPTPRYQFDCVKKDVIFEAAQKGTSGSHPVLTQTGNDGKTFSCDLASASVAYLQDHRNNDVAIVPGALYAELGLAAFMASSKSKVPLNMLQLSVSFQSPFVIAPNSPEMSVKLDHFENETTFKIQSPTATYASGSISCKQGRLAEEQYISLDSVYKRCTSTMSTDYFYDYLSKRGFQYGSVFRNRGDVHYGADLMEAISVVTVPEELLPQLHDFCIHPVVLDYLLQLTPITIVNAFMARPGFPAEIGSLTVHEPLQPEMILYLRAANVAADHFEVSGCFTDKAGRVLVELKHVIVKYLGSQSNVVEEYFFHNDFSVVSDDYKPINKPKALVFADQMGVSEAMQKHLSSQSQYISFTHANDLLSRGFKALLSKFKILDLKSFAEILFVWSNDNVTSHETEAILENMVNCCEMFRQIVLELKAMKFPNSIRAITYRSAENTVDRISAGFALSGMTRSCAAEMSDLSFQLIDISSVSTEDIRALSQVLDSFPCNQYPELVVKDGQILKPYIVHTPTESSDNSQENVHSLKSEEFILQTANPYRMTSLSAIPCDVEHKNIEENSVEIQLSKICVHSSDYFPVSVSDMNYGPTMYWNKHTSQDHQLFALDFSGTVTAVGKEVSKLKVGEHVVSCYPTAASSKIVIPEAACYKTKRLTFLKEAPCVSYFVLAWEVLHRALPKVKQQRLGIISSVPDSGLTKVLAQTATKSGWNNIVLPQFSAQLQNVNKLDAFVLLPPFDKSQFEKACNVSGVRHIVAVCENEWQSSISQNGFRCGNDNVRIQTVQMSSALEKGSIRAEKSHIYRWLKSMHLDKKSLDFETTIFQRVSSGSIDFLPVEESESYFSSKTLPFVALSKDDSKGTLSNIKLLPKPNQLFQKNSVYIVTGGLTGLGFETVKFIAQRGGGYIVILSRSSPSTDLQQEISNIESQSGATVVSLQCDVSISAQVVNTVIAIKERFPSCPIRGVFHSAVVLHDGLIETLDKSLYEKVLKPKVNGAVNLHHATKHCKLDYFVCYSSISAFIGNAAQTNYCAANSFLDTFCQYRRNIGLAGQSISWGALNLGLLLDKDHFQRFLAAKGMMVMGVAEIHESLEQCLLLNRPQQVVCKFSFKNLMRHVLAHNASLNIRLGALVDEGITKEKGEVAGYDQTTVSMSPSEYVKSVLRETLGVENDELNDDSSLTALGIDSMLAMTLQNLLFQDRGVNVPLVKLLDPNSTLSTLIAMLKEGANQESELGDDLALDLMEKNEEESYMSTVL; encoded by the exons atggaggaggaagagggagccaTTGCAGTGGTTGGCATTGGATGCAGCTTCCCTGGAG GTGAGGGGCTTGACaatttctggaaggttcttctgGAAGGAAAGAACTGTGCATTGCCAATCCCTAACGAGAGGTTTAACAGTACTTACTGGTATGATGCTGACAACAGCAAACCTGGAAAGTCTCACACTAGCAAAGCTGCTCTCATAGACGG CTTTAACGAACTAGACCTGAGGTTTTTTGGTGTCACTGATGCTGAGGCCGACTACATGGACCCCCAGCAGAAACTCTTGCTGCACTGCACCTATAGGGCACTAGAGAATGCTGGGATGCCAATGGAGAAAGCTAGCGGAACTAGAACTGGAGTATACCTag GACTAATGAACAGAGACTACGATCTCACAACTGCCCAGTACAATCCAGGCTTGACTAACCATTGGAGTGGCACTGGTAAAGCCATGAGTATTGCAGCCAACCGGATATCCTACACCTTCAACCTCACTGGTCCATCAGTTGCCATAGACAGCGCCTGCTCATCATCTCTTGTGGCTCTGCACTTTGCTTGTCAAGCCATAAAACAAG GTGACTGTGAAATGGCTCTCTGTGGCGGTGTCAGCTGTATCATAGAGCCACAAGTCTTTGTCGCTCTCAGCAAGGCAAAGATGATTTCCCCTGAAGGCACCAGCAAACCTTTCTCCAGCAGAGCAGATGGCTATGGCAGAGGAGAGGGCTGCGGGATTATTCTGCTGAAGCCACTGAAACAA GCCTTGAAAGACTGTGACCATGTATGGGGCATCATAAGCAAAACTGCAGTAAACCAAGATGGCCGCACAGTCTCTCCAATCACCAAGCCATCCATGGTCCAGCAAGAGGAGCTGCTCCGCAGAATCTATTCACAGTCTGACCTGTCAACTGTCCAGTACATAGAGGCTCATGGGACTGGAACTCCAGTGGGGGATCCCATAGAAGCAGGCAGCATCTCCAAAGTCATTGCCAAAGCCAGACCTCCAGGTTCAGAAACACTCCGCATCGGCTCTGTGAAAGGCAACATCGGACACACAGAATCTGCAGCTGGTGTGGCAGGTCTAATCAAGGTACTACTAATGATGAAGCATGAAATCATTGTCCCTTCACTGTTCTACTCTGAGGACAGTGCCAGTATAGACGCTAAAGCCTTAAACATAAAAGTTCCCACTCAAGCAGAAAAGTGGGGAAATGCAGGCTCGGTCGAACGGATTGCAGGGATCAATAATTTTGGTTTTGGAGGCACAAATGCCCACACAATTGTCAAACAGTACAACAACTCTCACACCCAAACAGCCAGGGTTGATAGGTCTTATGAGTATTTTATCCTCTCAGCAGCCTCAGAAAAATCCCTTACCATGATGGTACAGGACACAGCTGAACAGATAAGTGGAGACAAAACAGTGGAACTCCAGGGTCTGTCATATACATCAGCCTGTAGAAGAAGCCACATGAAACATAAATACAGGAAGGCATTCACAACATCCTCTCTGGTTGATCTGAAAAACCAGCTGAAATCTGCTTTGAACAAAAAGATTGCCCCCTCCAAACTAGATCCAAAGTTAGTGTATGTTTTCTGTGGGAATGGTGTGGCCTACCAAGGCATGTGCAAGCAGCTCCTGAAACAGGAACCAGTGTTCAGAGAAAAGATCAAGGAGGTTGAGGCGCTTTTTCAAATGTACCAAAGAATgtccatcacagagagactggaaagtgCATCAGTTGATGACGACTTTTCAAAACCAGATGTTGTCCAGCCCCTCCTCTTTGCCATTCAGGTTGGCATTGCCAGTCTCTTCAAGCACTGGGGCATCAAACCAGATGCAATTCTTGGTCACTCTGTTGGAGAGGTTGCTGCTGCCCACTGCTCTGGTCTGCTGTCCCTTGAGGATGCAGTGAAGGTGATTTACTTCCGCAGTACTCTGCAGAATAAAGTCACAGGAGGGAAAATGCTTGTGGTCAGTAACATGGCCGTGTCAGAGGTCTTGAAACTCCTTCCCTCCTACTTAAATAAGGTTTGCCTGGCTGCCTCCAACAGCCCACAGTCCTGCACCCTTGCAGGTGATGCTGATGCTATAGACAGTCTCCATCAAAAGCTAAGCAGTTCAGTCAAGAGTAAGAATCTGTTCCTCCATGTTCTGGATGTCCCTGCTGCATACCACAGCCAAATGATGGATCCCATCCTCTCTCAAATAGAGGACAGTATTGGCTCTTTACAGGTGAATCATGTTGAGACAGAATTGTTCTCCACAGTCACAGGAAAGGCAGTAGAGCAGCCAGACTTTAGCACAGGCAAATACTGGGCCAGGAACATTCGAGAGCCTGTTTCATTTGAACAGGCAGTGAGATCAGCAACCAAAGACAAGAAGAATGTGGTCTTTGTAGAGATAGGCCCTAGAAGGGCTCTACAAAGGAACATCCAGGAGACTCTGGGAAATGAGACACAAGTGCTCACATCAGTGCAGCAAAATAAAGACCATGAGACAATGCTGGACACTGTGTCCAAACTGTTTGAGTTGGGGGTTCAGGTAGATTGGGACAAGTTCTACAGAGGTTGTGAGACATCCCCAACACCTACCCCAAGGTATCAGTTCGATTGTGTGAAGAAAGATGTCATCTTTGAGGCAGCACAGAAAGGTACATCGGGCAGTCATCCTGTGTTAACTCAGACAGGCAATGATGGAAAAACCTTCAGTTGTGATTTGGCCTCAGCCTCAGTGGCTTACCTGCAGGACCATAGAAACAATGATGTTGCCATTGTCCCTGGTGCCCTCTACGCTGAGTTGGGTTTGGCTGCCTTCATGGCCAGTTCCAAATCAAAGGTGCCACTCAACATGCTGCAACTCAGTGTCAGTTTTCAGAGTCCATTTGTCATTGCACCAAATTCTCCTGAGATGAGTGTCAAACTGGATCACTTTGAAAACGAGACAACGTTTAAGATACAATCTCCTACAGCAACGTATGCATCAGGCAGCATATCATGCAAGCAAGGGAGGTTGGCTGAGGAACAGTACATCTCTCTAGACTCAGTTTACAAACGATGCACATCAACTATGAGTACTGATTACTTTTATGATTACCTAAGTAAGAGAGGGTTTCAGTATGGTTCTGTTTTCAGAAACAGGGGAGATGTGCACTATGGTGCAGACTTGATGGAAGCCATCTCTGTTGTAACTGTCCCTGAAGAACTACTGCCTCAGTTGCATGATTTCTGCATTCACCCTGTAGTGCTAGACTACTTGCTACAACTGACTCCAATCACAATAGTGAATGCATTCATGGCAAGGCCTGGCTTCCCTGCAGAAATAGGCAGTTTGACTGTTCACGAACCCCTGCAGCCTGAAATGATTCTTTATTTGAGAGCCGCAAATGTTGCAGCCGACCATTTCGAAGTATCTGGCTGTTTCACCGACAAAGCAGGTCGGGTCTTGGTTGAACTGAAGCATGTCATAGTCAAGTATCTGGGGAGCCAATCTAATGTTGTTGAAGAGTACTTCTTCCACAATGACTTCAGTGTTGTGTCTGATGACTACAAGCCCATTAATAAACCCAAGGCATTGGTTTTCGCTGACCAGATGGGTGTATCTGAAGCCATGCAAAAACATTTGAGCTCACAGTCGCAATACATCTCTTTCACACATGCCAATGATCTCTTGAGCCGTGGATTCAAAGCGCTGTTGTCAAAATTCAAAATCTTAGACTTGAAAAGCTTTGCAGAAATCTTGTTTGTGTGGAGCAATGACAATGTTACCTCCCACGAAACAGAGGCTATCCTGGAGAACATGGTAAACTGCTGTGAGATGTTCCGACAAATCGTCCTGGAACTGAAGGCTATGAAATTTCCAAATTCCATCAGAGCAATAACCTACCGGTCAGCAGAGAACACAGTGGACCGCATCAGCGCAGGCTTTGCCCTCTCAGGCATGACTAGATCATGTGCTGCAGAAATGTCAGATCTTTCCTTCCAGCTGATTGACATCAGCTCTGTCTCTACAGAGGACATCagagctctgtctcaggttcttgACTCATTCCCATGCAACCAATACCCAGAATTGGTGGTGAAAGATGGACAGATTCTAAAACCTTACATAGTGCACACTCCCACTGAAAGCAGTGACAACTCACAGGAAAATGTCCACTCTTTGAAGTCTGAGGAGTTCATCCTTCAGACTGCTAACCCATACAGAATGACTAGCTTGTCTGCCATTCCTTGTGATGTTGAGCATAAGAACATTGAGGAGAATTCAGTTGAGATTCAGCTCAGTAAGATTTGTGTTCATTCTTCTGACTACTTTCCGGTCAGTGTCTCTGACATGAACTATGGCCCGACAATGTACTGGAACAAACACACATCTCAGGACCACCAGCTTTTCGCTCTAGACTTCAGTGGCACTGTCACAGCTGTAGGGAAAGAGGTGAGCAAACTGAAAGTGGGGGAGCATGTAGTTTCATGTTATCCGACTGCTGCATCTTCTAAGATTGTGATTCCTGAAGCAGCGTGCTACAAGACAAAGAGGCTCACATTTCTGAAGGAGGCACCCTGTGTGTCCTACTTTGTACTTGCATGGGAAGTCTTGCATCGTGCATTACCCAAAGTCAAACAACAGAGGTTGGGCATCATCTCATCCGTTCCTGACTCAGGTTTGACAAAGGTCTTAGCCCAAACTGCAACCAAATCAGGATGGAATAACATTGTTCTGCCACAGTTTAGTGCTCAGCTTCAAAATGTGAACAAGCTTGATGCATTTGTCCTTTTacctccatttgacaaatctcaGTTTGAAAAAGCATGCAATGTTTCCGGTGTGAGACACATTGTTGCTGTATGTGAAAATGAGTGGCAATCCTCCATCTCACAAAATGGCTTCAGATGTGGCAATGACAATGTTCGCATTCAGACTGTTCAAATGTCTAGCGCATTGGAAAAGGGATCTATCAGAGCAGAGAAGTCTCACATTTACCGTTGGCTCAAATCAATGCATTTGGACAAGAAGTCTTTAGATTTCGAAACCACCATCTTTCAGAGAGTGTCATCTGGTAGCATTGACTTCCTGCCTGTTGAAGAGTCTGAATCATACTTCAGCTCAAAAACCCTTCCTTTTGTGGCACTGAGTAAAGATGATTCCAAAGGCACACTGTCCAACATTAAGTTGTTGCCGAAACCAAACCAGCTTTTCCAGAAAAACTCTGTGTACATTGTCACAGGTGGTCTAACTGGACTAGGGTTTGAAACAGTGAAGTTTATTGCACAGCGAGGAGGAGGGTATATTGTCATTCTTTCCAGAAGCAGTCCCTCGACCGACTTACAGCAGGAGATAAGTAACATTGAGAGTCAGTCTGGCGCCACAGTTGTCAGCTTGCAGTGTGATGTTTCAATCTCTGCACAAGTAGTGAATACCGTTATTGCGATTAAGGAACGTTTCCCCTCTTGTCCAATCAGAGGGGTCTTCCACAGCGCCGTTGTCCTGCATGATGGCCTGATTGAAACTCTTGACAAATCTCTCTATGAGAAAGTCCTGAAGCCCAAAGTGAATGGAGCTGTGAATCTGCATCACGCCACAAAACACTGCAAGTTAGATTACTTTGTGTGTTACTCCTCCATCTCTGCCTTTATTGGCAATGCAGCACAAACAAACTATTGTGCAGCCAACTCCTTCTTGGACACATTCTGTCAGTACAGGCGAAACATTGGACTTGCAGGACAGTCCATAAGCTGGGGAGCTTTGAACCTTGGTCTCTTGCTGGACAAAGACCATTTCCAAAGATTTCTGGCGGCAAAGGGGATGATGGTCATGGGGGTAGCAGAAATCCATGAGAGCCTAGAACAATGCCTTCTGCTGAACAGACCACAACAGGTTGTCTGCAAGTTCAGTTTCAAAAACCTGATGCGTCATGTTCTTGCTCATAATGCCTCCCTAAACATACGTTTAGGCGCACTGGTGGATGAGGGGATAACAAAAGAAAAAGGGGAAGTTGCAGGATATGACCAAACTACCGTGTCCATGTCACCAAGTGAATACGTCAAGTCGGTGCTCAGGGAAACGCTTGGTGTTGAGAATGATGAGCTGAATGACGATTCTTCTCTCACCGCATTAGGCATAGACTCAATGCTAGCCATGACTTTGCAGAATCTTCTCTTTCAAGACAGGGGTGTGAATGTTCCCCTGGTTAAATTACTGGACCCCAACAGCACACTGTCTACTTTGATAGCAATGCTAAAAGAGGGTGCAAACCAGGAATCTGAGCTTGGTGATGACCTTGCCTTGGATCTGATGGAAAAGAATGAGGAAGAAAGTTACATGTCTACTGTACTTTAG
- the rdh12l gene encoding retinol dehydrogenase 12, like, with protein sequence MPFGYLFRRTWSSTDRLDGKTVLITGANTGIGKETALDLAKRGARIIMACRDMEKAEGALKEVIEGSGSQNVVIKKLDLSDTKSIREFAETINKEETKLNILINNAGVMVCPHGKTADGFEMQIGVNHMGHFLLTHLLVDLIKRSTPARIINVSSMAHSWGTINLDDINSEKGYDKKKAYSQSKLANVLFTRSLAKKLQGTGVTAYSLHPGVVQTDLWRHLSAPQAAIMKMISPFTKTSVQGAQTTIYCAVAPELETESGGYYSDCAPANCSSSALDDDTAQKLWELSCRMLSLSWD encoded by the exons ATGCCGTTTGG ATATCTCTTCCGGAGAACATGGTCATCCACAGACAGACTTGATGGCAAAACAGTGCTCATAACTGGAGCCAACACTGGTATTGGCAAAGAGACAGCGCTGGACCTGGCAAAGAGAG GGGCCAGGATAATCATGGCCTGCAGAGACATGGAGAAAGCTGAGGGGGCCCTGAAAGAAGTCATAGAAGGCTCTGGTAGCCAAAATGTTGTCATCAAGAAGCTTGATTTGTCAGACACCAAGTCCATCCGCGAGTTTGCAGAGACCATTAACAAGG AGGAGACGAAACTCAACATCCTCATCAACAATGCTGGCGTCATGGTGTGTCCGCATGGGAAAACAGCTGATGGATTTGAAATGCAGATTGGCGTCAACCACATGG GTCACTTCCTGTTGACCCACTTATTGGTTGACCTGATCAAAAGGTCGACCCCGGCCAGGATCATCAATGTGTCCTCCATGGCTCATTCATGGGGCACCATCAACCTGGACGACATCAACAGTGAGAAGGGCTATGACAAGAAGAAAGCGTATAGCCAGAGCAAGCTAGCTAATGTCCTCTTCACCCGCTCCCTGGCCAAGAAGCTACAAG GCACTGGTGTGACTGCATACTCCCTCCACCCTGGCGTGGTTCAGACTGACCTGTGGCGGCACCTGAGCGCACCTCAGGCAGCTATCATGAAGATGATCAGTCCCTTCACCAAGACATCCGTGCAAGGAGCTCAGACCACTATCTACTGTGCTGTGGCACCTGAACTGGAAACCGAGAGTGGTGGAtattacag TGACTGCGCACCAGCCAACTGCTCAAGCTCTGCTTTAGACGATGACACGGCCCAGAAACTGTGGGAGCTAAGCTGCCGGATGCTTTCTCTGTCATGGGATTGA